The sequence TGCCgccttttctcctcctgcccctgttttctcctgcacaaaaaaacaaacccaaaaggCTGTTGTTGGCGCCTGGGGGCTGTGAGCAGATTTGTCTCctggagctgggagggggctgttTTCTCTCCACCAGCATGGCATCAGAGAtcgccggggggggggacgacttTGGGGCTCAGCCTGGCTCCCTTCCATATTCAGCCGCCTGGCTTTTTTATAAACACAATTGCTAATTGCCCCTACGTTCAGCATCGTCTAAtatagttttttttaaagctcatttTTGCAAACTAACcttcttggttttttgtttgttgttgtttttgctgggttttttttcccttctcttgtCTTCTCCGGTTTCCCTTCCCGTTACGGTAGACTGACCCTTGGTTATCGTTGCAGAACTACGGCAGCGGCATGAGACCTCCACCCAACTCCCTAGGTCCCGGCATGCCCGGAATTAACATGTAAGGCAAACCCTGCACGGGGGATGTTTGGCCGCTGACTCGGGCTTTGCGGGATCATATGGAtaaaaaaaacttcttttttttttttttttcctgttttaattttGACCCCAGGGGGCCGGGAGCTGGCAGACCGTGGCCGAACCCCAGCAGTGCTAACTCAGTGAGTATCCCGCAGTCCTTGAAGCAAGAGCGGGGCTGGTTGGGAACCGTCCCACAAATGAAGCCATTCCCCGTTAGCTGAATCCTGCTAACGAGGCGGGGGTCCCCAGCCTCTTGTTTAGGCGCTGCATCTGAAGCCTAAGCCCTGCTCCCGTCCTGCTCTCCCTGGGGCGGCGTGCAGCCGCGGGGGCTGGtgggccctgggacccccatcccggccaggctgggggggcggcgggggctcTCGGCTGTGCCCCGCGGCTGAACCTGgctctcttctctctgttaGATCCCATACTCTTCTTCATCACCTGGTACATACGTGGTGAGTCCTCCTGCTCCATCTGTCCGTCCTGTCGTCGGGGTGCAGAGACGTTACGGCTCGGAGAGCTcgtgtggttttggggggaatCGGTgccggggtggggagggggggccaggctgggtttgggggtgccAGGTCTGGCCAGGGGAGGTGTTTGAAAACGTGGGGTGGTGGGCAATGCTCATGTTTGCATGGCTGACCCCCACTTCGTTTCTCCGCAGGGTCCGCCTGGTGGCGGCGGTCCTCCGGGGACACCCATCATGCCCAGTCCCGCAGGTACGAGACCCCCGAAACCCCCGTCTCCCGGgctcctgccccttcccctgccGGGAAACCCCCATCCCTGGGGCCGTGCCACCGAGCGCAAGCAACTTCTGCCCAACTGGCGAAAACCAATTTCTGtagcttttgccttttcggggaGCGAGTGGCGTGGGCTGCTTGGCTTCGGGATGGCATTTGGGGATATTCGTATATGCATCTATGGATTTGGATGCTGCCGGGGCTCGGGGAGGTGAGGAGTGCTACATGGCGAGGAATTACCTCCCCGTGCTTCCCAGCCAGGAgttgaattatttttcacagttGAATTTCTGTGATTAAAAACTTTGTGGATCTtcattaaatacaaattaacCAGAAAATGGTGGTACTTAGAGGGAATTTTAGGtgataaaatacaaaagaatgAGTTCAAGTGGCATGagtttgttttaattaagaaatgaaTTAATCACCCGACTTACTGGGCTTCACTGTTCCACAGATTCAACAAATTCAAGTGACAACATCTACACAATGATTAATCCAGTACCGCCTGCAGGCAGTCGATCGAATGTAAGTCTGCTTTCTAATAATTTACATATCAGATACCATAACAAATCATAATTAACTTCATCAGTTGAGAGTAAAGCAGTTTAATTGATTTCAGCCATTtgttacaaaacagaaataaaacaaaccatcAAAAAGCGATTAACTCTTTGGCGactttgttaattttttatgcTTATTAAGGGAGCGGTGGTCCTGCTGCTCCGGCCGAGGTGGTGGCAGCTGCGTGCCCGGCGAGATGCTGTGTTTCGCGGGATACGGGCAGACTTAAATCTCTTTAAATACTAGTTGGAGGGAGTCCTCCGCGCTGCCCATGGGTCTGGGTCTGCCCGCACCCGTCCGGCCAAATTTTATGGGTGAACCCACAGGACCGTGAGCCCCCAGACATGCCCCGCAGCCTCGGAGGGTGGATGCGTCCTGCTCCGGAGGGATGGCTGGGGAGGGGACGGTCCCCAGGAGCTGCCGTGGCCGTGGCAGACGTGCGGGGTGGTTTCGTggctgattttggttttgtctcctttttcttccgCAGTTCCCGATGGGCCCCGGCTCTGACGGCCCCATGGGCGGCATGGGTGGCATGGAGCCCCATCACATGAACGGATCGTTAGGTGAGCGCCCGCGCGGGGGGCTGCGGCTCAGGGAGTCCCGCCGTGCCTTCACTCCCTGGGCAGAGCATCCCAGGGTCAGCCCCCAGTTCGGACCAGTGCTCGAAGCACTGGAAATCGGAGGGGGAGTctggagggggggtggggagcagggcaggggggtgcAGGGGCCATCGCTGCATGCTCAATAAGGCTGTTCTCCTTTTGTGTGTCCCCCTGCGCAGGGTCAGGAGACATAGATGGACTTCCAAAAGTAAGTGAGTTGCGGAGTGGGTGTGTGGGCCCCCCCTTTTTCTCGGCACTGGGGTGCCGGTGTGACCCCAACGGATGGGGACACGTCAGGGGGACGTGagcggggcaggcagggctgcgtCCTGCCCCCACGGCGTTTCGGGGAGCGCAGGGACCTGCTCACCGCCTCCCCCCCATCTCCTGCAGAATTCTCCAAACAACATAAGTGGCATTAGCAATCCCCCGGGCACTCCAAGAGACGACGGGGAGCTGGGAGGCAACTTTCTCCATTCCTTCCAAAATGACAATGTGAGTGAGTGAGTGCGTGCCTCCCTGGGGACGGGGGGGACGGTTCCCGGGTGGCTGGTGGGTGCAAGCTTGGGTCCTCAGCGGGATAGGGGTGTACcgaaggagaggagaggatcctgcgggatggaggagggaggatCCCGCAGGATGGAGAGGAACCGCTGCAGATGCAGCCAGCTGTGCTGGCCTGGTGATTTGAGGCTCTGTGCGTGGCTGCAGACatccctcctcttcttcctctatTAGCAGCGTATACACGTGTGCATgttaattatttgttttaaattgcgTCTCAGCCCATACCGTTCTGCTGATTTTCTCCCCGGAAAAGCAAGTTAGAGAGCAGATTACGCCCTGATAAATTGGAGTCTCCAGCATATCCTCTCCTCCTGATTTATTAGATCCAATTAGGTTGCTGTGTAGTTGTCATCAGCCTCCTTTTGCACCCCCGCTTCAGTGTCTGGGAGTCTGGCCCGCCTGGTTTCTCACCCTGGCTCTGTCTCTCTTCCAGTATTCCCCCAGCATGACGATGAGTGTGTgatttccctccccctcctcctctccaggaTCAAGAGAGTCAGCTGCCGTTCGGAGGATCTCAACGAATTatgcaagaagaagaagaagaagaagctAGGTGTATGGGCAGGGAGACGCGTGGCGGGGGCCAAAACCCCAGGTTTAGTTTCATGCAATAAAAAGGCTGAACTTTTTATTCCATAAAACATGAAGgacaaaacttaaaatatttcaagacaTGACAAGACCCTTCTTTGTGCAGAAGGGTTTATATATGTACATGACACTTCTTTTTGGAAACAAACGGAAGCCTCTAGCACCCAACTCCGATctctttgctttgttcttttaaataaagacagaaaCCGAACCTGTTGTATGTTTGTGCCGTGCGACACCAGGAAGCTAGTCTAGATATGAAATCTCATGTTGTCTCTGTTgtagtcatttttttaaataaactggaCAGTTTACAATGGTGGTTTTCGTTCAGAAggcctgttttgttttggttttgggggtttttttcccttctatttttggtttttttggttcgTTTGCAGCACAACGCTTCCTCCTCCAGTTAACAAGATCTGCTTTGGGGAAGAGACTCCACCACCTCGTTATAAACTTGTTAACGCAGGTGACCCCTTCTAGGATCACATCCTCGAATGAATCGTGATCTTGCTCTCTGTGACTGTGGCATGCACTGTGTTAGTCTTTCCCCCCCTCTCTGAGTACCAGAAGAAATCTCtgtccctcccttccccagagTCCTTCAGCTGGTTCACTgcaaaaattgattttttttttaattttttttttttttaaatccaccGAAAGAAAGGGTTAATCTGACCTGGGACTTTGAAACTGTGATCTCCAGctaactttggggtttttggggggggtttctttgctttgggggtattttgggggggttcTTTTCTTTAGAGATGTGCTCTTGTCAGGGTTTCACTTATCTATGATTTGGAACTGGATGGAGATATTTTTTAAGGAATTCTTGTTGTTAAAATGTAACCTTGCTATTCTGTAGGCTCGCTctgtaataagaaaaataaaaattaatggcAAGCATCGAAGGCCCTTCCTTCTGGCGGGAGAGGAAGGGACGAGCCAAGGCGGCGGGTTGGGATCTCTGTACATGACACTACCCTGTAGTTtggtctttgtttttctccagctcCCATTTCTGCTCCATGTATATCATATTCTGTAAAATATTCTCTCCCTTGGATTTGACCTTTGTGCGGATTATTGAAAGCATTGTATcttgtttcagtgttttttcttaccTTGTAGTCTGGTTCGAAAATTAccgagaggggaaaaaaaaataattattatacATTGTAGTTTGTGTACGATATTTGTTgataatgttttattaaagGGATGTCTTTTTTCCGCACCCCTTCATTGAAATGTTTTTCGGGAACATTTGGcttgtttttattattctgaCTGCAAGACATGAGatgacaaaacttttttttttagtgtgtaatacgaatattttttttttcacgttTGCCTTCTTTTTCCTAGGCATTTTAATTGTGCTTTACCTGTAGAAAGtcgctggggagggaggggtgggtggTATGGGGGGGTCTGAGGGTGTCAGTCTCATAGTTACGGTCAGGTTAATATTTTCCAAGTTACACTGAGAAATAACTGAACGCAGATTTTTTTGCATCGCAAATATACCCGGGGGCTCCCCAAGGGgtcaactttttttccttttccgCTTTACATCTTGttcagggggttttttttcttttcctttttttttttttttttgttctgacgTGAGGAAATGAAAGGACCggttttaatgtattttaaaatgaatagcTAAATTATTGTCTTCATTGGTATGGGATGGTTTTTTGAATGAAACGgttctccccccttctcccccccccccaatgctGTAATAAATATCAACATAAACATTTGATTTCGGTGCTCTGCAGTTTGTTCCTGGTGTTTGCTGCcagaccgggggggggggggggggctatttttttttttttctgagttttattTGTCGAGGACCAAACCGCAGGTTTGGGATGTGGGAGCGGGGGAGATGCAGAGCTGAGAGGTGGTCAGCGtttgctggggggggtctggctGAGGCTGGGAAGGTGGCCAGGGATTTGGCTGCAGTGCGGGACCTGGGAGAGGTTTGGTTTAATGATCCTTCCTTGTTTTTTGGGGAAGGAACACAAGTGGcaccttcaaaaaaaaaaaaaatatatatataggttTGCAAAGGGGTCTACTGACTTCTTTCTCGAGCaagagctggctgcagggcaggatggGTGCCTGCACCGTTGCAGGATCAAACTCAGCTCCGGGCTCTGAACCGGCTGCTGGAGATGGAGAAACTCAGGCAAGGCTGACCTGCCTCGCCGCCGGGCAGCATCAGAGGCATTTGGGGAGAAACTGGGGGGGTTTTAGGTCTTTAGATGGTGCTTGAAACGCTCCCGGGAGCTGCTGTCTGAGACTTGTTCTCTGCCTTTGACTAGTTTGGGCAGGATACGGCTGGCTGCGATTTCTGcagcttctctccctccttgcaGGAATGTTCAAGAGGGGGCTGCGGGCTCAGGGGGGGGGCTGCGAGCCATCCTGGAGCTCTGCTGGTCCTGTGGGATGCTCCCACCCGGCACCGGCACCCGCAGCCACGTCACCGCTCCAATTCCAGGAGCGAGCACCGTGCGATCACGGATGCTCCGGGAGCAGAAGGGCGAGGGGCCAATGCGTTGGATGTCTGCTGGGTTTTGGGAACCACCCAGAAAAATCGTCGCGCCTGCAGAGCCCGTTAGCATGTAATTAACGGCGGGGCCAAGGAGCAGTGTGTGCTTACACCCTTTGCTACCTGTGCAGGTTTGCCCCCGGGTTAACGCCACAGCCATCCTCGTGCGGGTTTTGGTCCCCAACGCGGTTTTTGGTCCAGGCAATCACATCCCTCTGTGCTTTGCAGAAAGTAGCGTGCAAGCGTTGTCCATCGTTTGGAAACGTGACCCCCAAGGGTAATTAGGTGACGCTGATGAGgacctcctgccctcccagctccctggggCCATCCCTACCCACACTGCCCATCCAGGCCCTGCTCGGCTGCCCCGAGCAAGAGGCAGCATTGCCAGGCGTAGAAAAGCCCTTCCCGTTGGTTCTTGTGGGGTTACAAGCTAGTTTTACTACACACCGCCATGAGAAACTGCCAGGTTCCCTCCCCTAAACATCTCCTGAGCCTAAACATCTCCTCAGCCCAACCTCAGGGATAATTGTCTCCCCCATTAGTCTTCATTAAATTAAATGTGGGAGGAGGTTCTGAACAACCAGGGGCTCCGGTCGGAGCACAGCCTGTACTTGCTGGCACAATGGGTGCAGCCCCTGGAGTGGGATTTTGCACAGGGAGTGGTTCAGGGGAAGGTCGCGTGGAGCAGCGGAGCCCAGACGGCACGCCGTGCATCATCCCCCCCCAGGGCGGGCTgggggcctgatcctgcaccGGTGGCTGCAGAGCTCCTCTCCTGGCAGCCGGGCACTGCCAGGTCTTCATCTCGGACTCCAGCCACCCCGTTCTCGCATGTTCTGCTTCCCCGGCTGCCGTTCATTAAAAGTTAATGCCTGGCTCTTGGTCCGTGCTGAGGTAATGCCATTCATCTGCTGACAAGCCTTTATAACTTATTGATGCCAAACCAGATGTGCCTCTGTGACCCATCGTCCTGCTCTCGGTCCCACCTCCCTCAGCTGGGCCAATTCCAGCGAGCCACACTGGAGGAACGAGCGGGTGAACCGAACCACATGCAGGCTGCTTGGGAAGACCAGCGGGACACCGCACACGGGTGCAGGGCTGTCCGCGGCGCAGGGGCCGCTCTGCAGGGGCTGCCTGGTTCATGGACCTCGTACCTGCACCACAAACCCCAGCATCCATCCCAGGTGCCAAGCTGGGAGCCCCGCTCTGCCCCCCCCTTGAGTTCCCCTCCTGGACCTCAGAGGAGCTTACCCAGCACGAGGATCAGCTGCTCCTTTCGGCAACACTGTGAGTACTGCTCCCCCCCTCACCGCAGGCGAGATCAGCCGTGCCCTGAGCAAACCAGGGACACGGTCTTGCACGCTTGGCTATGGTCCCCTCATCTCAAGTGGCTTCCTGATGCCTCTTGTAACCTGCCGAAGCCTCATTCCCCTGCTGACTATCCCATGTCTTATTGCTTCTGCCATTTTTCAAAATTGCCTTTGTTCTGCCTTTGTCCATCTCTCCCTGTGTTCATGCTTTGTTTCTGCTCAGTCTTGGAGACAATGGGACTCCAGCTTCACTTAGCTTCTCCTCTTCTACTGCCTGTCCTAATAGAGATGTCTTTGTTGAGAGGTAAAAGCATCTAAAGAGACTTTGGCTCTGTCCCATGTAGACCATCTTCACAGATTCCCACATCTACTGGAAGCATGTGAGGCGTTTCATTCCTCCACGCCCCCTCTCCACCACAGCCACTCTTCTACCACACTTCCTTAGTGAAACCGCTCTGCTCCGGAACGTTAACACAGCAGCGGCTGGCTGCCCTGCAGGGTTTCCTCCTTAAGACGGTAATGACCCAAAGCTGGAAGGGTGAGGGGATGTCAGTAGTCCAAGGGCCGTTGCCTAGAGCCGTTCAGCAGGGTCAGTGTGACATAGCAGAGAGCCAACAGCCGAGAAAGAAACACCTACCAGTCTCCACACAGCATGAGTGTATTCAAATATATTCCTAAATAACTGGTGCAAATTACAGATCTGAGATTTAAAATCGATCAGCTGAATTAGGCATCCCTTGAGCAGGCAGAATTAACATGATTTAGATCAATGCCACACTTA comes from Haliaeetus albicilla chromosome 8, bHalAlb1.1, whole genome shotgun sequence and encodes:
- the SSBP3 gene encoding single-stranded DNA-binding protein 3 isoform X7 — encoded protein: MFAKGKGSAVPSDGQAREKLALYVYEYLLHVGAQKSAQTFLSEIRWEKNITLGEPPGFLHSWWCVFWDLYCAAPERRDTCEHSSEAKAFHDYSAAAAPSPVLGNIPPNDGMPGGPIPPGFFQPPGAVPGTQPLLPNSMDPTRQQGHPNMGGPMQRMNPPRGMGPMGPGPQNYGSGMRPPPNSLGPGMPGINMGPGAGRPWPNPSSANSIPYSSSSPGTYVGPPGGGGPPGTPIMPSPADSTNSSDNIYTMINPVPPAGSRSNFPMGPGSDGPMGGMGGMEPHHMNGSLGSGDIDGLPKNSPNNISGISNPPGTPRDDGELGGNFLHSFQNDNYSPSMTMSV
- the SSBP3 gene encoding single-stranded DNA-binding protein 3 isoform X4, which gives rise to MFAKGKGSAVPSDGQAREKLALYVYEYLLHVGAQKSAQTFLSEIRWEKNITLGEPPGFLHSWWCVFWDLYCAAPERRDTCEHSSEAKAFHDYSAAAAPSPVLGNIPPNDGMPGGPIPPGFFQPPGAVPGTQPLLPNSMDPTRQQGHPNMGGPMQRMNPPRGMGPMGPGPQNYGSGMRPPPNSLGPGMPGINMGPGAGRPWPNPSSANSIPYSSSSPGTYVGPPGGGGPPGTPIMPSPADSTNSSDNIYTMINPVPPAGSRSNFPMGPGSDGPMGGMGGMEPHHMNGSLGSGDIDGLPKNSPNNISGISNPPGTPRDDGELGGNFLHSFQNDNDQESQLPFGGSQRIMQEEEEEEARCMGRETRGGGQNPRFSFMQ
- the SSBP3 gene encoding single-stranded DNA-binding protein 3 isoform X2 yields the protein MFAKGKGSAVPSDGQAREKLALYVYEYLLHVGAQKSAQTFLSEIRWEKNITLGEPPGFLHSWWCVFWDLYCAAPERRDTCEHSSEAKAFHDYSAAAAPSPVLGNIPPNDGMPGGPIPPGFFQPFMSPRYAGGPRPPIRMGNQPPGAVPGTQPLLPNSMDPTRQQGHPNMGGPMQRMNPPRGMGPMGPGPQNYGSGMRPPPNSLGPGMPGINMGPGAGRPWPNPSSANSIPYSSSSPGTYVGPPGGGGPPGTPIMPSPADSTNSSDNIYTMINPVPPAGSRSNFPMGPGSDGPMGGMGGMEPHHMNGSLGSGDIDGLPKNSPNNISGISNPPGTPRDDGELGGNFLHSFQNDNDQESQLPFGGSQRIMQEEEEEEARCMGRETRGGGQNPRFSFMQ